A region of Veillonellales bacterium DNA encodes the following proteins:
- a CDS encoding DUF1294 domain-containing protein, producing MGYNYFSPWLALYILWNFAGFIMVMLDKRRAKLHEWRIRERTFFLWALAFGAAGILLGTYVFRHKTRHWSFVIGMPIICILNFVCWYLLW from the coding sequence ATGGGTTATAATTACTTTTCACCATGGCTGGCGCTATATATTCTTTGGAATTTTGCCGGATTTATTATGGTTATGTTGGACAAGCGACGGGCTAAGCTGCATGAGTGGCGTATAAGGGAACGTACTTTTTTTCTATGGGCCTTGGCATTTGGTGCTGCCGGTATTCTGCTTGGTACGTATGTATTCCGCCATAAAACACGTCATTGGTCCTTCGTTATTGGCATGCCGATAATCTGTATACTCAATTTTGTTTGCTGGTATTTGTTATGGTAG
- a CDS encoding IS5/IS1182 family transposase — MSRYISNNTNRNQLNLIPMWLDEMISEDNSVRVFDAFVGSLNLNELGFKYATTKTTGRKPYN, encoded by the coding sequence ATGTCACGATATATTTCTAACAATACAAACAGGAATCAACTCAATCTTATCCCTATGTGGCTAGATGAAATGATAAGTGAGGATAATTCAGTACGCGTATTTGATGCGTTTGTTGGTAGTTTGAATCTAAATGAATTAGGATTTAAATATGCAACAACAAAAACAACCGGACGTAAACCATATAAT